GAGGGAGAGAAGGGGGCGGTCGTCGCGGGCAGCCGCGGCTACTTCCTTAAGGTGCGAGCCCAGACCCCCATGGGGGCACAGAAACGATTGGAGCCGGAGGGAGAGCTGAGGGAAatgaggggggggcaggggtcaTGGCTTCTCCTCCCCTGAAACAAGCTTGCTGCAGTGATGGCAGCTTCTGTGGCGGCATAAGCTCGCGCTGAGCTGGCTCATCGTGTCGGACGGACTCTGGCCTCGGTGGTGCTGCTGGCGTGGCCTGGGTAGCCTCCAGATCCACTCCAGCATCCCTGCCACAATCAAGAGGGTGATGCTGAGCCTGGCAGACAGAACAGCCTGGAGCTGGCGTGGGCTCCACCTGCTCCCGGACCTGCTGAGCAAGAAGGGATGGCACAGTGTGTGTGACAGGCGGTGGCTTCCCTTGTCCCCCAGGGTCCTCTGGTGTTCCTGGAGCAGGCCCTGATCCAGTACGCCCTGCAGAGCCTCCGCGCCAAGGGCTACACTCCTGTCTACACCCCCTTCTTCATGCGGAAGGAGGTGATGCAGGAGGTGGCCCAGCTCAGCCAGTTCGACGAGGAGCTCTACAAGGTGAGTGGCTCAATGCCTGCCGGGTCTCCGTGTCTCACCGCCTGGCACCCGCCGGCCCCTCCAGGCACCGGCTTTCCAACCGAGCCACCACCATGTGGCTTCCCCCACAGGGAGGGAGCCGGCTGAGATCCCCTCTGCCCCGGCGAGGCCTCGGCAGTCCCCTTCTGCTCCCTATCTCTGGGGTCCATCTTCATGGTTGACGCGGTTGTCATGGCGATGTGGTGACGGGGAGGTGGCTCGTCCCCAGCCTCACTGGCAGGAGGCCATTGGGGCTTTTGAAGGAGGCCAAAcaagcagcaaacagcagctgctcCCTTTCCCGAGCTGTCCTATTCCTGCTCTGAGCGCCGGCCCCGGAAAGCCTCGCTGCCTGTCCccgtgcaggcagggagagcgGCTGCCTGCGCATCTGCCAGGGACCGTCTGTCCCCGGAGGTGCAGGAGCAGCTGGGGAAAGGGGACGGTGGCTCTTGTCCCACCCCGCAGGTGATCGGCAAAGGCAGCGAGAGGGCCGACGACAGCTCCATCGACGAGAAGTACCTGATCGCCACCTCAGAGCAGCCCATCGCAGCCCTGCACCGGGACGAGTGGCTGAAGCCAGAGGATCTGCCCATCAAGTACGCGGGGCTGTCGACCTGCTTCCGTCAGGAGGTGGGCTCCCACGGCCGCGACACCCGTGGCATCTTCCGTGTCCACCAGTTCGAGAAGGTGAGAGGAGCAGGGCGGCATTCCCACCGGGAATTTGGGGCTGTACCCGGGGCCGGCGCCAACTCGGGGTTCCCTTCTCTTTGCAGATCGAGCAGTTTGTCTACGCCTCACCCCACGACAACAAGTCGTGGGAGATGTTTGAGGAGATGATAGCCACGGCGGAGGATTTCTACCAGTCCCTGGGCATCCCCTACCACATCGTCAACATTGTCTCGGGTAGGGGCAGGGGCTTCCTCACTGCATGGCACCAGGGCCACCTCTCTGTGCCGCGGCGGCCCGGGAGGAGACCAGCCACCTCTGCCAGCGCCTCAGGTGTCACTGTGGCCCTGACCCACTTCCCAGCTTGGCTTTCTTTGTCCCTGCCTCACTTTCCCGTGGTGTCTGTCCCCAGACCTGGCGAGGGGGAGGAGGTATCTCAGCCCCAGGGCGTGGAGGAAGGAGAcatttgcttttctgcagagatCCTCTGCTTTGCTCGGGGTCCACCGGGATTGCGTGTGGGCACTGCACCAGGCCAGGACTGTCCCCACTATCCCTTCCAGAGGGACAGTTTGAGTGTCCCGACTCCTCCTGAAAACTCTCCCAGGAAAATTATCCTGTTTAAACACcccttcccagcctccctgctgcagtGCAGGAGCCCCACATCACTTCCAAAGTCACCTCCGAAGCTTCACCCCTTTAGTCCGTGCTGCCCTATGATGGGCACGTTCAGGGCGGGGGGCAAGCAGGAGTGGGAGCCCCCCCTGCTCAGTGCTGCCCCCCTGTCTCCTAGGCTCCCTCAACCACGCTGCCAGTAAGAAGCTGGACCTGGAGGCCTGGTTCCCTGGTTCCGGCGCTTTCCGCGAGCTCGTGTCCTGCTCCAACTGCACTGACTACCAGGCGCGCCGCCTGCGCATCCGCTACGGGCAGACCAAGAAGATGATGGACAAGGTGAGGCCGAGCTGCTGGGCTGGAGTCTGGGTGGGGGTTGCTGCTCGTCCCCTCCTCGCCTTCGCCGTGTCACACCCCCCCCTTTGCCGTATCCCCGCTGCAGGTGGAGTTCGTGCACATGCTCAACGCCACGATGTGTGCCACCACCCGCACCATCTGCGCCATCCTGGAGAACTACCAGACGGAGGAGGGCGTCCGCGTCCCAGAGAAGCTCCGAGACTTCATGCCCCCAGGTAATGCCCAGCACCCTCTCTTCCCCACCCAGCCtgggtgtgtgtgtatttgtgggGGGGTCCCAGTGGCCCCCCCTACATCTCcctcctgccaggctgggggggtgtGATGCGTGGTGCCTGCTCTCCCCCCCCTGCCCAGACCTCCGGGAGCTGATCCGGTTTGTGAAGCCGGCCCCCATCGAGCAGGAACTCtccaagaagcagaagaagcagcaggaggggggCAAGAAGAAGCcgggggggggaagcgagcgGGTGCTGGAGGAGCAGATGCAGAACATGGGTGTCAACAGCGCCTGAGTCCTGGGCCCCCACCCCACGCCACCCCCCCACCAGGGACCTTTGGGGCCTCCTGAATCATCCTGCCTTCATCGCCGGCTGGGGCTGCGCCCATCACCTTCACTTCAGGGCCTGTGTGTGGCAGGGAGCTGCCGGTCAACGCctggctccccccccccacgGAGCACCGCGCTCCCACGGGACGAAGGACTGACGCTATCGGAGCTgcggtgtgtgtgtcccccgcaCCGAGTGgggccggggaccccccccggcgccctggtcccttccctggggaggGAAAATGTCCTCTCCCTCCATTCAATAAAGCCAAGAACTGCTGAGCTGTGTGTCCCTGGGGGGGtcaggagggaaggggggggcaccAGCcgggtgaggtggggggggggggcctctggctgcctttcccccttctccccccccccgggggcctCCGCCAGCCCTGCACAATGGCCCAGACAAAGGCCGTGCTTGCTGGAGCCCATTTGTAATTCAAAGAGGGGCCGGGGGCCCCCCACGCCTCGGCCCCAGCTGCCAGCCCGGACCCCCCCCGCAGGTGGGTACTCGGTGAGtgagggtcgggggggggggctgcgtgcctcagtttccccgagGAAAGGGGGTCCGGCTGTCAGCCCCCGGCTCCCCAGGTTGTGCGTGGGAAACCCGTGGCTGCACccttggggtgctggggagggaacTCGAGCGTCTGGGCCCCCCCTGGCACAGCACCCCGATGAGCCGGTTGGGCTcgccctcctcccgctcccctTTGAAGGGTGCCGGGGCCGCCGGCCAGGGCGGGGAGAGGCCCCGGTGAGTCACCGGAGCCCTCGGCGGGtgcccgggggggtccccgggcgGCTCCCCAGCACCCGGCCGGGCTATGGggtgtcccccccttccccccccccgcgcacccATCCGACCCGTTCTGCTGCCGGGGCCCCCGGGCCCGGCTCTGCACCGTCCTGCCCGGCACCCACGCCCTGGGCCCGACGCCGGCTGCCAGGATGGGTGCCAGGCGGGCTGGGGGCAGGGGCTGCACCCACGGCCCCCTCCGCCCCGCTGAGCCCCCGTGGGGATACgacccccctccctgctccccgtGTCTCCAGTCCATTCCAGTTTTCCCAGTCCTCCACAcctcccagtccttcccagttTGTCCCAGTAACCCCCCCAGTCCTGGTGCGATGGGGCCGGCCGGAGTGGCATGGCGGGGCTGGCACcggggtggggtgtggggaccCCCGCGTGCTGGGGTGTCACAGCCTGCAGCAGTCacatggggggggtggggggtgtcacgCGCGTGCTGTATGTGCGCGCCCCGCGTCTGCGTCGCGCGTGTGCGCGAGCCGTGCGCGTGTGCAACGCGCGTGTGCGCAACCTGTCTGCGCGTGCAACGCGCGGGTGGACGGGCCAGCGTCCGTGTGCGCAATTCACACGCGTGGGTGGGCGTGCGCAACGCCCACGCCTCTCCGTGCCCTTCTCCATCCCCACGCTCCGCCAGCGGGcagcacacacccccccacccccccacccccgccctcCGCCCCGTGCCCGGGCCCGCGCtgccccccgctgccgccggtgCGGGCGGGGCCGGTAccgccggcggggcccggggggggcggtggctgcggggggggggagaagcggcggcggcgccttTAAGCGCGGCGCAGGTCGGTGCagcggccggccccgccccggcgggcgcgcgcgggcggcgggaggggcgcaggcggcggcgcggggcgcaGCGGGCACCGGCGGCAGCGGCCGCACCGCGCCATGGGCGCTccgcccgcccgcggggccgcgctccggctgccgccgccgccgccgccgccgccgccgccgctgctgctgctgctgctgctgctgctgcccgcgccgggccagccccgccgcccgcccccgggaCCCGCCACCGGCACCGACATCGGCACCGGCGTCGGCGTCGGCACCGGCACCTGCCCGCCCGGCGCGTTCCTGCCGCTGCTTCGGCCCCGCGGCGGCACCGGGGAcagcggcggctccggcggcACCGGGGACAGCGGCGGAGCGGGGCCCTCCTCGAGCACCGGCGCTTCCAGCGGCACCGGGGACAGCGGCGGCGCCGGGCCCTCCCCGGCCACGGGCGGCTCCGTGGACCGCGGCGGCGCTGGGACCGCACCGGGCGCCGGTGCTTCcagcggggacggcggcggcggcggcggcgggggttgCCGAGGCATCGGCGGCACCGGGagccccggcggcagcggggacACGAGAGGCAGCGGGAGCCCCGAGGGTGCCCAAGGCCATGGAGGTACCGGGAGCACCCAAGTCCCCGGGGACACCGGGGATACTGGACACGCTGGGGAAACTGGGGACACCGACATCCCCACGGAGCCCAGGAGCACCAGGGACGTGAGGAGCACCGGGGATGTTCGGCACGCTGGGGACACCAGGGGCACCCACGTCCCCAGGAACACCAGGGCTACTGGACGCACTGGGGAGACTGGGAAAGTCCCCAGGGATAACAGGAACACCAGGCATGCTGGACATAGTGGGGACACTGGGAAAGTCCCCAAGAGTACCAGTAGCACCAGGGGGATGACgggcactggggatgctgggaaCCCCCTGACCACAGGGGCCACCAGGAGCCCCGTGACCCGCAGCCACTCCCGCTGGCGCCGCAGCCCCAACACGGCACCGCAGTTCCAGCCCTCCAGCTACCAGGCCTCGGTGGGGGAGAACCGGCCGGCAGGGACACCGGTGACGCGGGTGACGGCAGTGGACCCCGACGAGGGGGAGGCGGGCCGGCTGCACTACACCATGGCCACCCTCTTCGACAGCCGCTCCGACGCCCTCTTCGCCATGGACCCCATCACCGGGGCCGTCACCACCGCCACCCCCCTGGACCGCGAGAGCAAGAGCACCCACGTCTTCCGGGTGACGGCTGTGGACCACGGGACACCGCGGCGCAGCGCCATGGCCACGTTGACGGTGACGGTGAGCGACGCCAACGACCACGATCCAGCCTTTGAGCAGCCTGAGTACCGGGAGAGCGTGCGGGAGAACCTGGAGGTGGGCTACGAAGTGCTGACGGTGCGGGCCACTGATGGGGATGCTGGTCCCAACGCCAACGTCCTCTACCGTCTCCTCAACGCCGGCGGCGCCAACGAGGTCTTTGAGATCGATCCCCGCTCGGGCGTCATCCGCACCCGTGGCCCTGTGGACCGTGAGGCGGTGGAGGCCTTTGAGCTCTTGGTGGAGGCCACGGATCAAGGCCAGGAGCCAGGACCCCGCAGCGCCACGGCCACCGTCCGCATCGCCGTGGAGGACGACAACGACAACGCGCCGCAGTTCAGTGAGAAGCGTTACGTGGCGCAGGTCCCCGAGGACGTGGCGCCCAACTCGGCCGTGCTGCGGGTGACAGCCACTGACCGCGACAAGGGCAGCAACGCCCTGGTGCACTACAGCATCGTCAGCGGTAACACCCGCGGCCACTTCTACATCGACGCGCAGACGGGCGCGCTGGACGTGGTCAGCCCCCTGGACTATGAGGTCAGCAAGGAGTTCACCCTAAGGATCCGGGCACAGGATGGTGGCCGCCCGCCCCTCTCCAACATCAGCGGTTTGGTCACCATCCAGGTGTTGGATGTCAACGATAATGCCCCCATCTTTGTCAGCACGCCCTTCCAGGCCACCGTGCTGGAGAACGTGCCGGTGGGTTACTCCGTCATCCACGTTCAAGCCATCGATGCCGATTCGGGTGACAATGGCCGGCTGGTCTACACCCTCCTGGAGACTGGCGCCGGCTTCCCCTTCACCATCAACAACAGCACCGGGTGGATCGTGGTGGCCTCCGAGCTGGACCGGGAGGTGGTGGACTTCTACAACTTCGGGGTGGAGGCGCAGGACCAGGGTAACCCCCCCATGGCCTCCTCGGCCAGCGTCAGCGTCACCATCTTGGACGTCAATGACAACAGCCCCGAGTTCACGCAACGGGAGTACAGCGCCCGCCTGAACGAGGACGCGGCGGTGGGCACCAGCGTCCTCACCGTCTCCGCTGTCGACCGTGATGCCAACAGCGTCATCACTTACCAGATCTCCAGCGGCAACACCCGCAACCGCTTCTCCATCACCAGCCAGAGCGGCGGTGGGCTCATCTCCCTCGCCCTGCCCCTGGACTACAAGCTGGAGCGGCAGTACCTCCTCACCATCGCCGCCTCTGACGGCACCCGCCAGGACACGGCCCAGGTGGTCGTCAACGTCACTGACGCCAACACCCACCGACCCGTCTTCCAGAGCTCCCACTACACTGTCAACGTCAACGAGGACCGGCCAGTGGGCACCACGGTGGTGGTCATCAGCGCCACGGATGAGGACACGGGGGAGAACGCCCGCATCACCTACCTGATGGAGGACAGCATCCCCCAGTTCCGCATCGCCGCCGAGACGGGGGCCGTCACCACCCAGATGGAGCTGGACTACGAGGACCAGGTGTCCTACACCCTGGCCATCACGGCGCGTGACAATGGCATCCCACAGAAGTCCGACACCACCTACCTGGAGATCCTGGTGAGTGACGTCAACGACAACGCACCCCAGTTCCTCCGTGACTCCTACCAGGGCTCTGTCTACGAGGATGTGCCCGCCTTCACCAGCGTCCTTCAGGTATCTGCCACTGACCGTGACTCGGGGCTCAATGGCAGGGTCTTCTACACCTTCCAAGGTGGTGATGATGGGGACGGTGACTTCATCATTGAGTCCACCTCTGGCATCGTCCGCACCTTGCGCCGCCTCGACCGGGAGAACGTGCCGCTCTACGCCCTGCGGGCATTCGCCGTCGATAAGGGGGTCCCGGCCAAGCGGACACCGGTGGAGATCCAAGTGACGGTGCTGGACGTCAATGACAACCCACCCGTCTTTGAGCGGGACGAGTTCGACATCTTTGTGGAGGAGAACAGCCCCATTGGGCTAGTGGTGGCCCGGATCACGGCCACTGACCCCGATGAGGGCACCAACGCCCAAATCATGTACCAGATTGTGGAGGGCAATATCCCTGAGGTCTTCCAGCTGGATATCTTCTCCGGCGAGCTCACCGCCTTGGCCGACCTGGACTACGAGTCCAAGGCGGAGTACGTCATGGTGGTCCAAGCCACCTCGGCCCCCCTGGTCAGCCGGGCCACGGTCCATGTTCGCCTTCGCGATGCCAACGACAACAGCCCCCAACTCAAGAACTTCGAGATCCTCTTCAACAACTACATCACCAACCGCTCGGGCAGCTTCCCTGGGGGGGTCATCGGCCGCATCCCAGCCCACGACCCCGACGTCTCCGACAGCCTCACCTATGCCTTTGAGCAGGGGAACGAGCTCAACCTGGTGCTGCTGGACCCCCACAGCGGGGACCTGCGCCTCAGCCCTGCCCTGGACAACAACCGCCCGCTGGAGGCTGTCATGAGGGTCTCCGTCTCGGGTAAGACCCCTGTCCTGGGCTGGGGTGGCTTGGAGGCCCAAGGTTTGGGACTGGGGAAGTGTTTGTGGGTGCTCCCCACCCTTCTACATGGCCCTGAGATGTTTTGGGCGTCCCACCACCCCATCTTGACTGCCTCCtccagatttgggggggggggggagataatgAGGATGCTGTGCCCCCAACCCCGACATCCCAGATGGAAGCAGTTGGGGTCCCCAGCTCCCCCTTTTGCTTCTCCACCCCCAACTTCAGTCCtggggtgtctgggggggggtcCAATAACCCAGTGcatgttttggggtggggggggtcaggACCCTGTAGCAGTGGTTTGGAGGGGCAGGACCCTGTGTGTGTATTTAGGGGGGGGTCCTGGCACCTTGCTGTGTGCGTTTGGAGGGGGCAGGGCCCACTGTGTGTGCTTGGGGGAGGTGCAGGGCCTGTGCATGTATTTGGGGGGGGAAGAGCCTGGTGTGTGCATGGGGGGGTCCTGGTACCCTTATGTGTATGTTAAGGGGGGCCCGATGGGTGAATTTGAGGGGGGCTCAGGATCCAGTGCAGTATTTGGGGGTGGTCCTGGCACCCCAATGCATGTGTTTCCAGAAGGCCCCAACACTTGTAtttggggggggcacagggccTGCTGTGTGTATTTGGGGGAGTCCTGGCACCCTGGCCTCTCTATTGGGGGGGTCCCCAAAGCCAGTGCATCTGTTTGGGGGGGTCACTGGTGGGAAGGGGCCAAGGGGGGGCTGTGCCGGTGGTGCTTGGCGCCTTTTGGGCTGGGGGGGCCGGTGGGTGCTGCCAGGGGGGGTCACCCTGGGGTGGGGGAGTGGCTCCTCAGCCTcccccaggcagggagggaaacTGAGTCACGGGCCATGCCGTGATGTCCCTTGTCCCCAGCCACGTGTCCCCCATCACCTCCTgtacccccccagaccccccttTGGGCTGGGGTCCCTGCTCCAACTtcacaaagggggggggggggggggggcccagggcACAAagggtgggggcagggagcccCCCATGCCCAGGCCGTGCCCCCCCTCAACGCgggggcagctgggaggggaaCAAAGGGTCCGGCCATAGCTGGGCCCCCGCGGCCGCAGCCATGGCAACCCCCCCGCCGGCCACGGGCCACGGGCCaccgggcagccccagccccctgccacccccccccaccctggcgtcacccccttctcccttcccccgcccccccccgccactcTCCCTCCATCCATCTGTCCGCCCACCGCCCGCTCTCCATCTGTCCCATGTCCCGCTGCCCCTCATcctggccaggaggaggaggaggaggaaggtgggtgCCCCAGTGCCGGGCAGAGCCTTtgccccccaacccctccctgccccatggcaCTGCTGGGTGAGTCAGGATGGGTGCCCTGTAGCCAGCGCTGTCCCCATCCCACAGTGGCCATCAGGATGGGTGCCCCAGAGCGGGtgctgtccccatcccacagTGGCCATCAGGATGGGTGCCCCAGAGCGGGTGCTGTCCCCATCCCGCGGTAGCTGAGCAGGACGGGTGTCCCGTACTAGTGCCATCCCCCTCCCGTGGTGGCCAAGCGGGACGGGCACCCCACAGCCAGCACCGGCCCCGTCCCGCTGGCCCCACCCTGTGGTGGCCGAGTGGGATGGGTGCCCCATAACCAGCACCAGCCCCATAGCCAGCACCATCCCCATCCCGCCATCCCCGTCTCATGGTGGCCAAGTGGGATGGGTGCCCCATAGCCAGCACTGTCCCCATCCTGCAGTGGCTGGGTGGGACGGGCACCCCATAACCAGTGCTGTCCCCATTGCGTGGTGGCTGAGTAGGTCAGGCACCCCGTAGCCAGCACCGTCCCCATCCCACCGTCCCCATCCCATGGTGGCGAAGCGGGATGGGTGCCCCATCACCACCGCCGTCCCCATCCTGCGGTGGTCGGCGCTGCCACTGACCCCTccacgtcccccccccccacacacagacGGGGTCCACAGCGCGACAGCCCAGTGCACGCTGCGGGTGACGGTGATCACGGACGAGATGCTGAGCAACAGCATCACCCTGCGCTTGGCCGACATGTCCCAGGAGCGATTCCTCTCCCCCCTGCTCAGCCGCTTCCTAGAGGGGGTGGCAGCCGTCCTGGCCACCCCCCGCCACCGCGTCGTCCTCTTCAATATCCAAACGGACACGGACGTGGGGACCGCCCGTATCCTCAACGTCAGCCTCTCAGTGCTGCTGCCCGCCTCGGGGCACGGCGCCCGCTTCTTCTCCTCCGAGGAGCTGCAGGAGCGGCTCTACCTCAACCGCTCGCTGCTGGCCGCCATCTCGGCCCAGCGGGTCCTGCCCTTCGACGACAACATCTGCCTGCGCGAGCCCTGCGAGAACTACATGCGCTGCGTCTCCGTCCTCCAATTCGACAGCTCGGCGCCCTTCCTCGCTTCCGACACCATCCTCTTCCGCCCCATCCATCCCGTCACCGGCCTGCGCTGCCGCTGCCCACCTGGCTTCACCGGCGACTACTGCGAGACGGAGATCGACCTCTGCTACTCCAGCCCATGCGGCAGCAACGGGCGGTGCCGGAGCCGCGAGGGCGGCTACACCTGCGAGTGCCACGAGGATTTCACCGGTGAGAGCCGGGCGCATCCGTCCCTGGTGTCACCTTGTCCCGTTCCCCTTCGGCCCTCCAGCAGTGATCCTGTCCTCTTGGTGTCCATCCTCATCATCCCTtcagccagctcctctgcagccctCCGTCCTCTATCCATCCCTTCCTTTTGGTGTCCATCCTCATCATCCCTTCAAACAGCTGCCCTTCAACTATCCCTTCCTCAGCTGTCTCTCCATCATGCATCACCATCATCCCTTCAGCCAGCTCCCCTGCAGCCCTCCGTCCTCTCTAACTTCTGTCCCTCCATCATCCAGCTCCAtcatcccttcttcctccttcccttcagctCTCCATCCCTCCATCATCCTTCCCCCAACATCCCTTCACCCCACTCCCCCTCAGCCCTCCATCGTCTGTTCCTTCTGGTGTCCCTCCATCATCCATCCCCATCGTCCCACTCCAGTCCTCCATCAGCCATCCCCATCAGCCTTCATCCCACCCCCCCTCAGCCTTCCTCATCTATCCCTACTTCTGCTGGCCCTCCACCATCCATCGTGGTCGTCCCTTCAGCCTGCTCCCCTTCAGCCCTCCGTCACCCGTTCCTTCCTCAGCTGTCCCTCTGTCGGCCATCGTCCCTTGGCCATCCCTCCGgccatccctccctcccttgccccCCAGCCATCTCtccatcctccctccccctcccctttgtCCCCAACACCTTtatcttcctcctctcttccatctctccaccttcctctctcctctcgCCACCGCacccccctccctctgccctctCTCCCTATTGTCCCCCACCCCTCGCCCCCTCCCACGTCCCCCCTTGTCCCCCCTCCTGTCCTCCCATCACCCTCcatgtctggtcccctgtcccctctgtccctccACCCCAGCGAGGTCCCTGCAGGAGGTCGGCGGGGGAACTGGGACACTGGTGGCGGCAGAGCCTGGGGGacaccctggggtgcagggacaccCCGTCCCCACCGCGGTGGCCCGGCCATCTGCTCCCCACCAcggctggcctggggggggagACGGGACACACCATGGTCACTGGGAgactggtggcactggggacagcccccacctgccctggggacccctgagcacccccagcccccacGGGACACCCGGGTGGGGGGGTGCCAGCTGGTGGgggaggggatgctggggggggggctttgACTCAGTTGCCATGGTGACGGGAGGTGGTTGCCACGGCAATGGAGCTGGGGATGAAGCCTCTCTGGAGCTGatggggggggtgaggaggggatccccaccccccctcccccattttgggggtgcagggggtgcccGGCACCCTGGGCACGGTGCCGGGTGCCAGCTGGGCCTCGCGCAGGGGAGCGCTGCGAGCTGAGCGCCCGGGGGGGCCGCTGCGCCCCGGGGGTCTGCCGCAACGGGGGCACCTGCCTCAACCTGCTGGTGGGGGGGTTCCGCTGCCAGTGCCCCCCCGGGCACTACGAGAAGCCCTTCTGCACCATGAGCACCCGCAGCTTCCCCCCGCGCTCCTTCCTCACCTTCCGCGGCCTCCGCCAGCGCTTCCACTTCACCCTCGCCCTGACGTGAGCCctgggggggcaagggggggcCCGTGGGCATCATCTGGGGTGATGGGGTGTGGGGTTATGGGTATCCCATGGGCAGTGGGGTGTGGAGTGATGGGTGCTCCGTTGGCATCATCTGGGGCGATGGGGCGTGGGGTGATGGGTGTCCCATGGGCAACGGGGTGTGGAGTGGTGGGGTGACCCCTTGGCATGGGGAcaatggggtggggggcaccccaTGGGGGCAGTGGGGCGATGGGTGCCAGTGTGTCCCGCTGGGCGCAAGGTGACGGGGCATGGGGCAGGCCAGGGAGTTGTGGGGTGACGGGGCATGCTTGGGGGGCATggcagggggccggggggggcgatGGGCAGAGCCTGGCACTCGTCCCTGCACCAGGTTTGCCACCAAGGAGCGGGACGGGCTCCTGCTCTACAACGGGCGCTTCAACGAGAAGCACGACTTCGTGGCGCTGGAGATCGTGGGCGAGCAGGTCCAGCTCACCTTCTCAGCAGGTACGGGCATCGCGCCCGCCGCACCCCGGCACGGCATCCCCGGCATTCCCTCCCGGGCATTGCATGCCTGGCACTGCCTGGCACTGCATCCCTGGCACTGCATCCCATGCTATACATCCCCGGCACTGCCTGGTACTGCATCCCGGGCACGCATCCTGGGCATCATGTCGCTGGCACTGCATCCCATGCTGTACCTCCCCGGCACCGCCTGGCACTGCATCCCTGGCGCTGCATCCCATGCTGTACATATCTGGCATCGCATCCCAGGCATCGTGTCCCCAGCACTGCCTGGCACTGCATCCCTGGCACGTGTCCTGGGTATCACATCCCTGGCACTGCGTCCCATGCTGTACATCTCTGGCAC
The Harpia harpyja isolate bHarHar1 chromosome 19, bHarHar1 primary haplotype, whole genome shotgun sequence DNA segment above includes these coding regions:
- the SARS1 gene encoding serine--tRNA ligase, cytoplasmic isoform X1, with the translated sequence MVLDLDLFRADKGGDPAMVRDMQRKRFKDPALVDALVRADGAWRRCRFRADNLNKLKNLCSKTIGDKMKKKEPVGTDESVPESVQNLDELTADVLGALQVSQIKKVRLLIDEAILKCDAERVRLEAERFESLREIGNLLHPSVPISNDEDVDNKVERVWGDCSCRKKYSHVDLVVMVDGYEGEKGAVVAGSRGYFLKGPLVFLEQALIQYALQSLRAKGYTPVYTPFFMRKEVMQEVAQLSQFDEELYKVIGKGSERADDSSIDEKYLIATSEQPIAALHRDEWLKPEDLPIKYAGLSTCFRQEVGSHGRDTRGIFRVHQFEKIEQFVYASPHDNKSWEMFEEMIATAEDFYQSLGIPYHIVNIVSGSLNHAASKKLDLEAWFPGSGAFRELVSCSNCTDYQARRLRIRYGQTKKMMDKVEFVHMLNATMCATTRTICAILENYQTEEGVRVPEKLRDFMPPDLRELIRFVKPAPIEQELSKKQKKQQEGGKKKPGGGSERVLEEQMQNMGVNSA
- the SARS1 gene encoding serine--tRNA ligase, cytoplasmic isoform X2, which encodes MKADGPGSNSLKKEPVGTDESVPESVQNLDELTADVLGALQVSQIKKVRLLIDEAILKCDAERVRLEAERFESLREIGNLLHPSVPISNDEDVDNKVERVWGDCSCRKKYSHVDLVVMVDGYEGEKGAVVAGSRGYFLKGPLVFLEQALIQYALQSLRAKGYTPVYTPFFMRKEVMQEVAQLSQFDEELYKVIGKGSERADDSSIDEKYLIATSEQPIAALHRDEWLKPEDLPIKYAGLSTCFRQEVGSHGRDTRGIFRVHQFEKIEQFVYASPHDNKSWEMFEEMIATAEDFYQSLGIPYHIVNIVSGSLNHAASKKLDLEAWFPGSGAFRELVSCSNCTDYQARRLRIRYGQTKKMMDKVEFVHMLNATMCATTRTICAILENYQTEEGVRVPEKLRDFMPPDLRELIRFVKPAPIEQELSKKQKKQQEGGKKKPGGGSERVLEEQMQNMGVNSA